In Rutidosis leptorrhynchoides isolate AG116_Rl617_1_P2 chromosome 2, CSIRO_AGI_Rlap_v1, whole genome shotgun sequence, one genomic interval encodes:
- the LOC139890729 gene encoding uncharacterized protein, whose translation MAESLIDLENVLRSKKEKLSSQEANFLMTWKEKTLQQLTVGAVAGGAIAWSVTGRFHRFLRINVAGGAAAITASWRFRRSVNSCVEQILCMDGTVIQKELANIMLRRYPQHPMTTKLISTRFYCENVYDDTTSNIPKSRWRFRNNFVESAAHPQQVDKNESYDHNDKTSSERKPIPMSSGFASMENPLDCVFGLPKSVEEIKRPVPVASTKKVSRKHRRRSQRRHRTHDEDDL comes from the exons ATGGCTGAATCCCTAATTGATCTTGAAAATGTCCTTCGATCCAAAAAG GAAAAGTTGTCTAGTCAAGAAGCAAACTTTCTTATGACATGGAAGGAAAAAACACTTCAACAGCTAACtgttggtgctgttgctggtggtgCAATTGCATGGTCAG TTACGGGACGTTTCCATAGATTTCTTCGCATCAACGTTGCAGGAG GAGCGGCTGCTATTACTGCATCATGGAGATTTAGACGATCTGTTAATTCATGCGTTGAACAAATTCTTTGCATGGATGGAACAGTTATACAAAAAGAGCTAGCAAATAT AATGTTGAGAAGGTATCCACAGCATCCAATGACAACAAAGCTAATATCAACGCGTTTCTACTGCGAGAATGTTTACGATGATACAACATCAAACATCCCAAAATCAAGATGGCGATTTCGAAATAACTTTGTCGAAAGTGCAGCCCATCCCCAACAAGTAGATAAAAATGAATCATATGATCACAATGACAAAACTAGTTCCGAACGCAAACCGATTCCC ATGAGTAGTGGGTTTGCGTCAATGGAAAACCCTTTAGATTGCGTTTTTGGACTCCCGAAAAGTGTTGAAGAAATTAAACGTCCTGTTCCAGTCGCATCGACTaaaaaggttagccggaaacatcGCCGAAGATCGCAACGTAGACATCGTACTCATGACGAGGATGATCTTTGA
- the LOC139890730 gene encoding uncharacterized protein isoform X2, producing MEIDPPHESDGSTNGSKGNEIYVVSDQGSGDGLPYAPEDFPKPGDKWGWKVGKRVSISGHFLDRYLYLPTRLYKELKSARPNCLPWKGFASKASAERFLLETFPGMDTKAFFDSFTWRIPAEKIKDQNYIEDTEFAPVCTPKFDPAGCKAGNINCSSLIETNDPGHSNIMTCDICCIEPLFCQDCCCILCSKTVNSANGDQSYIRCEAVVKDGLICGHICHIACGLRSYMAGTVGGTIGLDAEYYCRRCDARTDLIPYVTNLFRSCEQIDYGEKIQKILNLCVIILRGSTKPSAKALLHHVQSAVTKLENGNSHEDLWKREDTSAVTSAETNLKEPSQHCTASPHISFSNFDYRLESIKLIQRIDETLASLKRSQEIEYRIAEDVLTTQKTYLLDLYEELDKEKGKLAKCTPSADPSLVHTVFLRMEQIKTEFDKINAMQVVGKGFGKTSKNVLKEHFGMQVTDD from the exons ATGGAGATTGACCCGCCACATGAAAGCGACGGAAGCACAAACGGATCGAAGGGAAACGAGATTTATGTGGTGTCAGATCAAGGTTCGGGTGACGGTTTACCGTATGCACCGGAGGATTTTCCGAAACCTGGTGATAAGTGGGGTTGGAAGGTGGGAAAAAGAGTTAGTATTTCGGGACACTTCTTGGACAGATATCTTTATCTTCCTACTCGTCTTTATAAAGAACTGAAGTCGGCACGTCCTAATTGCTTGCCCTGGAAGGGTTTTGCCAGCAAGGCGTCGGCTGAGCGGTTTTTGTTGGAAACGTTTCCTGGTATGGATACCAAGGCCTTCTTCGACTCCTTCACTTGGAGAATTCCAGCTGAAAAAATTAAAG ATCAAAACTATATAGAAGACACAGAATTTGCTCCGGTTTGCACTCCAAAGTTTGACCCAGCCGGTTGTAAAGCTGGAAATATTAACTGTTCCAGTTTAATAGAAACAAACGATCCTGGCCATTCAAATATAATGACCTGTGATATATGCTGCATCGAGCCCCTTTTCTGCCAGGATTGTTGCTGTATACTTTGCTCTAAAACAGTCAATTCAGCAAACGGTGATCAAAGTTACATCAGATGTGAAGCCGTGGTCAAAGATGGTTTAATTTGTGGACACATTTGTCACATAGCGTGTGGCCTTCGATCGTACATGGCTGGGACCGTGGGTGGGACCATTGGCCTGGATGCTGAGTATTACTGTAGACGGTGTGATGCAAGAACTGATTTGATTCCGTATGTTACTAATCTTTTTAGAAGCTGTGAGCAGATTGATTATGGTGAAAAAATTCAGAAAATACTTAATCTTTGTGTTATTATATTGCGGGGTTCGACTAAACCAAGTGCAAAGGCTTTGTTGCATCATGTTCAATCTGCAGTAACAAAG CTTGAGAATGGGAATTCTCATGAAGATTTATGGAAACGGGAAGATACATCAGCAGTGACATCAGCAGAAACAAACCTGAAGGAGCCTTCACAACATTGCACAGCGTCACCTCATATATCATTTTCAAATTTTGATTATCGATTAGAATCTATAAAACTTATACAGAGGATTGACGAGACTTTAGCCTCACTAAAAAGATCTCAAGAAATAGAATATAGGATTGCGGAGGACGTTCTCACAACGCAAAAGACCTATCTTTTAGATCTGTATGAAGAACTGGATAAAGAAAAAGGAAAACTTGCAAAATGCACCCCGTCAGCTGACCCGTCGCTAGTTCATACTGTTTTCTTGAGAATGGAACAAATTAAGACTGAATTTGATAAGATTAATGCAATGCAAGTTGTTGGTAAAGGATTTGGTAAAACTTCTAAAAATGTGTTGAAAGAGCATTTTGGTATGCAGGTTACGGACGATTGA
- the LOC139890730 gene encoding uncharacterized protein isoform X1, translating into MEIDPPHESDGSTNGSKGNEIYVVSDQGSGDGLPYAPEDFPKPGDKWGWKVGKRVSISGHFLDRYLYLPTRLYKELKSARPNCLPWKGFASKASAERFLLETFPGMDTKAFFDSFTWRIPAEKIKGIDQNYIEDTEFAPVCTPKFDPAGCKAGNINCSSLIETNDPGHSNIMTCDICCIEPLFCQDCCCILCSKTVNSANGDQSYIRCEAVVKDGLICGHICHIACGLRSYMAGTVGGTIGLDAEYYCRRCDARTDLIPYVTNLFRSCEQIDYGEKIQKILNLCVIILRGSTKPSAKALLHHVQSAVTKLENGNSHEDLWKREDTSAVTSAETNLKEPSQHCTASPHISFSNFDYRLESIKLIQRIDETLASLKRSQEIEYRIAEDVLTTQKTYLLDLYEELDKEKGKLAKCTPSADPSLVHTVFLRMEQIKTEFDKINAMQVVGKGFGKTSKNVLKEHFGMQVTDD; encoded by the exons ATGGAGATTGACCCGCCACATGAAAGCGACGGAAGCACAAACGGATCGAAGGGAAACGAGATTTATGTGGTGTCAGATCAAGGTTCGGGTGACGGTTTACCGTATGCACCGGAGGATTTTCCGAAACCTGGTGATAAGTGGGGTTGGAAGGTGGGAAAAAGAGTTAGTATTTCGGGACACTTCTTGGACAGATATCTTTATCTTCCTACTCGTCTTTATAAAGAACTGAAGTCGGCACGTCCTAATTGCTTGCCCTGGAAGGGTTTTGCCAGCAAGGCGTCGGCTGAGCGGTTTTTGTTGGAAACGTTTCCTGGTATGGATACCAAGGCCTTCTTCGACTCCTTCACTTGGAGAATTCCAGCTGAAAAAATTAAAGGTATAG ATCAAAACTATATAGAAGACACAGAATTTGCTCCGGTTTGCACTCCAAAGTTTGACCCAGCCGGTTGTAAAGCTGGAAATATTAACTGTTCCAGTTTAATAGAAACAAACGATCCTGGCCATTCAAATATAATGACCTGTGATATATGCTGCATCGAGCCCCTTTTCTGCCAGGATTGTTGCTGTATACTTTGCTCTAAAACAGTCAATTCAGCAAACGGTGATCAAAGTTACATCAGATGTGAAGCCGTGGTCAAAGATGGTTTAATTTGTGGACACATTTGTCACATAGCGTGTGGCCTTCGATCGTACATGGCTGGGACCGTGGGTGGGACCATTGGCCTGGATGCTGAGTATTACTGTAGACGGTGTGATGCAAGAACTGATTTGATTCCGTATGTTACTAATCTTTTTAGAAGCTGTGAGCAGATTGATTATGGTGAAAAAATTCAGAAAATACTTAATCTTTGTGTTATTATATTGCGGGGTTCGACTAAACCAAGTGCAAAGGCTTTGTTGCATCATGTTCAATCTGCAGTAACAAAG CTTGAGAATGGGAATTCTCATGAAGATTTATGGAAACGGGAAGATACATCAGCAGTGACATCAGCAGAAACAAACCTGAAGGAGCCTTCACAACATTGCACAGCGTCACCTCATATATCATTTTCAAATTTTGATTATCGATTAGAATCTATAAAACTTATACAGAGGATTGACGAGACTTTAGCCTCACTAAAAAGATCTCAAGAAATAGAATATAGGATTGCGGAGGACGTTCTCACAACGCAAAAGACCTATCTTTTAGATCTGTATGAAGAACTGGATAAAGAAAAAGGAAAACTTGCAAAATGCACCCCGTCAGCTGACCCGTCGCTAGTTCATACTGTTTTCTTGAGAATGGAACAAATTAAGACTGAATTTGATAAGATTAATGCAATGCAAGTTGTTGGTAAAGGATTTGGTAAAACTTCTAAAAATGTGTTGAAAGAGCATTTTGGTATGCAGGTTACGGACGATTGA